A single region of the Marinobacter salinus genome encodes:
- a CDS encoding TRAP transporter small permease subunit has translation MTVSDQGSPDNRRAGVANAQDLIHHHTELPTTRISQWLDGGIAAIGKSASWLWFIVTGVIIYAVIGRYVFGQGSVLLEEVQWHLAGIGWLLGLSYTLVVDDHVRVDVLHERLSLRGQAWVELFGLLVLLLPFLGLAVYEMFPYAYHSWQQGETSQAPAGLPYRWVLKGILALSFSLLIVAALSRLLKVTALLFGFPKPIRVESGNNKKEDAS, from the coding sequence ATGACCGTGTCTGATCAAGGCTCGCCTGACAATAGGCGGGCAGGCGTGGCTAATGCACAAGACTTAATCCACCACCATACCGAGCTACCTACAACCCGGATTAGCCAATGGCTTGATGGCGGGATTGCCGCAATTGGCAAGAGTGCCTCCTGGCTCTGGTTTATTGTGACAGGGGTAATTATCTATGCGGTTATCGGCCGCTATGTCTTTGGCCAGGGCTCAGTCTTGCTGGAGGAAGTTCAGTGGCATCTGGCCGGCATCGGTTGGTTGTTGGGGCTGTCCTACACCCTTGTGGTGGATGATCACGTGAGAGTGGATGTGCTCCATGAGCGCCTGTCCCTGAGAGGCCAGGCCTGGGTTGAACTGTTTGGCCTGCTTGTTCTGTTGTTGCCCTTCCTCGGGCTGGCAGTCTACGAGATGTTTCCCTACGCCTATCACTCCTGGCAGCAAGGCGAAACCAGTCAGGCGCCGGCAGGGCTTCCGTATCGCTGGGTGCTCAAGGGTATTCTGGCATTGTCCTTTTCCTTGCTGATCGTGGCGGCGCTGTCCCGCTTGCTGAAAGTAACGGCACTGCTATTCGGCTTTCCGAAGCCAATCCGGGTCGAATCCGGCAATAATAAGAAAGAGGATGCGTCCTGA
- a CDS encoding TRAP transporter large permease, with amino-acid sequence MELETLFVIGMFLTFGTLLMTGYPVAWVLGGTAVIWTVVGVVAVEDFGANLWFDYPSSMGLVPERIWGIVNSETLVALPMFIFMGIMLDQSGVAERLMNSMVKLFGAVRGGYAVTVVVIGVLLAATTGIIGASVVLLGMLSLPVMMENKYDKGFAVGTACATGTLGILIPPSIMLVLMADRLAVPEASVGDLFMGAFLPGLLLGSMYVAYVMIRPVFQPHIAPVPEGTQKVSWSIVWEVAKAVVPTAALILGVLGSIFAGIATPTEASGVGALGALLLALMAGRLNLKVLNSSMQQTTRTAAFIFAIFLGATAFSVVLRGLGGDQVIEDALLGLPFGPYGVILTILFAVFLLGFFLDWVEITLIILPLVAPVVQHLGFDLVWFTILFAMCLQTSFLTPPVGFALFYIKGVAPPEIKVTDIYKGVIPFIIIQLVALAIVFLVPEIATWLPSVAYD; translated from the coding sequence ATGGAGCTTGAAACCCTGTTTGTAATCGGAATGTTCCTGACCTTCGGGACGTTGTTGATGACCGGTTATCCGGTTGCCTGGGTGCTGGGTGGCACTGCGGTCATCTGGACCGTGGTCGGTGTAGTGGCCGTCGAAGATTTTGGAGCCAACCTCTGGTTTGATTACCCCTCATCCATGGGGCTCGTGCCCGAGCGAATCTGGGGTATCGTCAACAGCGAGACCCTCGTCGCCCTGCCCATGTTCATATTCATGGGCATCATGCTCGATCAGTCCGGCGTCGCCGAAAGACTGATGAACAGTATGGTAAAACTCTTCGGTGCAGTCCGCGGAGGGTATGCTGTAACGGTGGTTGTCATTGGCGTTTTGCTGGCGGCCACTACGGGTATCATCGGTGCGTCCGTGGTGCTTCTGGGCATGCTCTCCTTGCCAGTCATGATGGAAAACAAGTACGACAAAGGATTTGCCGTGGGTACTGCCTGCGCCACAGGTACCCTCGGCATCCTGATCCCTCCTTCTATCATGCTGGTACTGATGGCTGACCGGCTGGCGGTTCCAGAAGCATCCGTGGGTGATCTGTTCATGGGTGCGTTCCTGCCTGGTCTGCTTCTGGGCTCCATGTACGTTGCCTACGTGATGATCCGCCCGGTGTTTCAGCCACACATTGCGCCAGTTCCGGAGGGTACCCAGAAAGTATCCTGGAGCATTGTCTGGGAAGTAGCCAAGGCAGTGGTGCCTACGGCTGCGCTGATTCTGGGCGTGTTGGGTTCGATCTTTGCCGGCATAGCAACGCCGACGGAGGCGTCCGGTGTCGGTGCCCTTGGCGCCCTGCTGCTGGCTCTGATGGCGGGCCGTTTGAACCTGAAGGTTCTTAATTCCTCGATGCAGCAAACGACACGTACCGCGGCGTTCATCTTTGCCATTTTCCTGGGTGCAACGGCGTTCTCTGTGGTACTTCGGGGTCTGGGTGGCGATCAGGTGATCGAAGATGCACTGCTGGGGCTGCCCTTCGGGCCCTACGGCGTGATACTGACCATTTTGTTCGCGGTGTTCCTGCTTGGCTTTTTCCTGGACTGGGTCGAGATTACGCTGATCATCCTGCCGTTGGTCGCACCGGTAGTTCAGCATCTTGGCTTTGATCTGGTGTGGTTCACCATCCTGTTTGCCATGTGCCTGCAGACCTCGTTCCTGACGCCGCCGGTGGGCTTTGCCCTGTTTTACATCAAGGGCGTTGCGCCGCCGGAAATCAAGGTGACAGATATCTATAAGGGCGTCATACCCTTCATCATTATTCAACTTGTCGCGCTGGCTATCGTGTTCCTGGTTCCGGAAATTGCGACCTGGCTGCCGAGTGTGGCTTACGATTAA
- a CDS encoding acetoacetate--CoA ligase, with protein MSNTEQSPVVWSPSEETLSDSRMGRFKSWLEDQGFGPFADYHALHEWSVDDLETFWDKVWDYCGLVCDTPAKKVLGKREMPGAEWFPGMRLNFAANLLRLADGSHGSREAVVAYCETRPVLRRTYAELKADVGALEAFLRSKDIERGDRVAGVVTNGYEALVGMLATTSLGAIWSSASPDFGVGAILDRFGQIEPSALIAVNGYGYGGKVFSRQEEFAELIDGLPTLRCVVSVQQLPNQAPISGALVTPWEDAMNFGAGKSPSFTPLAPDHPVYILYSSGTTGKPKCIVHGNAGLLVNHAKELMLHGDVGPDDRFLYFTTCGWMMWNWQASALMTGAAVITVDGSPGYPSLSYLWETVAEEKVTHFGTSARFIAGCRKAELQPAKNLDQSDLRVVFSTGSPLLPEDYDWVYDEGSPGALLGSIAGGTDICGCFVGSTPLLPVRRGEIQCRFLGVDAVAYGDDGQPVSAGRGELVCRQPLPSMPVYFWDDPKGERYRAAYFETFPGVWAHGDFIEFTEHGGAIIYGRSDATLNPGGVRIGTAEIYRQVETVAEVKDSLVVGRQIDGDVEVVLLVVPADGQAITDDLRKQLKTRIREGASPRHVPKHIVQVNDIPYTRSGKKVELAVARLINGSKKADNRDALGNPEALDHIRERLSAVGLLPE; from the coding sequence ATGAGTAATACAGAACAATCACCAGTAGTCTGGTCTCCCTCGGAAGAAACCCTGAGTGACTCTCGTATGGGTCGTTTCAAGTCCTGGCTGGAAGACCAGGGGTTTGGCCCGTTTGCGGATTACCATGCCCTGCATGAGTGGTCGGTTGATGATCTTGAGACTTTCTGGGACAAGGTGTGGGACTACTGCGGTCTGGTGTGTGACACCCCCGCCAAGAAAGTACTGGGTAAGCGGGAAATGCCGGGTGCCGAGTGGTTTCCGGGTATGAGACTGAACTTCGCGGCCAACCTGTTGAGGCTGGCGGATGGCAGTCACGGGAGCCGTGAGGCAGTGGTCGCGTATTGTGAGACCCGCCCTGTCCTGCGCCGGACGTACGCCGAGCTGAAAGCCGACGTGGGTGCTCTTGAGGCGTTTCTGCGCAGCAAGGACATAGAACGGGGCGACCGGGTCGCGGGTGTCGTCACCAATGGCTATGAAGCCCTTGTTGGCATGCTCGCAACAACCAGTCTCGGCGCTATCTGGAGTTCCGCCTCCCCCGACTTCGGGGTTGGCGCTATCCTTGACCGGTTTGGCCAGATTGAACCGTCTGCGCTGATTGCGGTAAACGGTTATGGTTATGGCGGTAAGGTCTTTTCGCGTCAGGAGGAATTTGCCGAACTGATTGACGGTCTGCCCACCCTGAGGTGTGTGGTCAGCGTTCAGCAGTTGCCGAACCAGGCGCCGATTAGTGGCGCACTGGTCACTCCCTGGGAAGACGCCATGAACTTTGGTGCCGGTAAGTCACCCTCGTTTACACCGCTGGCTCCGGATCATCCTGTTTACATCCTGTATTCGTCTGGTACCACCGGAAAACCGAAGTGCATCGTTCACGGCAATGCCGGGTTGCTGGTAAATCACGCCAAGGAATTGATGCTGCATGGCGACGTCGGTCCGGATGACCGGTTCCTCTACTTCACCACCTGTGGCTGGATGATGTGGAACTGGCAGGCCTCTGCGCTGATGACGGGCGCGGCGGTTATCACCGTCGACGGCTCCCCAGGTTATCCGAGCCTGAGTTATCTTTGGGAGACGGTGGCAGAAGAAAAAGTGACGCACTTTGGCACCAGTGCCAGATTCATCGCCGGTTGCCGAAAGGCAGAACTCCAACCTGCGAAAAACCTGGATCAAAGTGATCTCCGGGTCGTGTTCTCAACGGGCTCCCCATTGCTTCCGGAAGATTACGACTGGGTCTACGATGAAGGTTCTCCTGGCGCCCTGCTTGGCTCCATCGCCGGTGGCACTGATATCTGCGGCTGCTTTGTTGGCTCGACTCCGCTGTTGCCGGTGCGCCGAGGCGAAATCCAGTGCCGCTTCCTGGGTGTGGACGCTGTGGCCTACGGCGACGACGGCCAGCCGGTCAGCGCAGGCCGCGGCGAGCTCGTCTGCCGTCAGCCCCTGCCCTCCATGCCGGTATACTTCTGGGACGACCCAAAAGGTGAGCGTTACCGCGCCGCCTACTTTGAAACCTTTCCCGGCGTCTGGGCTCACGGAGACTTCATTGAATTCACCGAACACGGCGGCGCCATCATCTACGGCCGCTCCGACGCTACCCTCAACCCGGGCGGGGTAAGAATCGGTACTGCGGAAATCTACCGCCAGGTAGAAACCGTCGCGGAAGTAAAAGACAGCCTCGTGGTCGGTCGCCAGATTGATGGCGATGTAGAAGTGGTTCTGTTGGTGGTGCCGGCCGACGGACAGGCCATCACCGATGATTTGAGAAAACAGCTCAAAACCCGCATCCGAGAAGGCGCCAGTCCACGCCACGTGCCCAAGCACATCGTGCAGGTGAACGACATCCCGTACACCCGCAGTGGCAAGAAAGTGGAGTTGGCTGTAGCACGGTTGATTAATGGCTCCAAGAAGGCTGATAACCGGGACGCATTGGGCAATCCCGAAGCGCTGGACCATATTCGGGAGCGATTGTCGGCAGTTGGATTGTTGCCGGAGTAA
- a CDS encoding 3-hydroxybutyrate dehydrogenase produces the protein MRLENRIALITGAGRGIGRAIAEHYGREGARVAVADLTVEGAQETVDAIEKAGGTAMALAMDVTDEAAVDKGVDAIVKKWGRLDIALANAGVQHIDPVHKLSFADWSKVMSVHLDGAFLVTRAALNQMYANGGGTMLYMGSVHSLEASPLKAPYVAAKHGMLGLCRAVAKEGAEHGVRSNIICPGFVRTPLVDKQIPEQAKELGISEEEVISKVMLKNTVDGEFTTVEDVSELAVHLAAFPSAALTGQSIVVSHGWHMQ, from the coding sequence ATGCGTCTGGAAAACCGGATTGCCCTGATTACCGGTGCGGGTCGAGGTATAGGCCGGGCCATCGCCGAGCACTATGGCCGTGAAGGTGCTCGGGTGGCGGTGGCCGACCTGACCGTTGAGGGTGCGCAGGAAACCGTCGATGCCATCGAAAAAGCGGGTGGTACTGCCATGGCTCTGGCCATGGACGTCACCGATGAAGCCGCCGTGGATAAGGGTGTCGATGCTATTGTTAAAAAGTGGGGCAGGCTCGACATCGCCCTTGCCAATGCCGGAGTCCAGCATATTGACCCGGTGCATAAACTGTCCTTCGCGGACTGGAGCAAGGTCATGAGCGTGCATTTGGACGGGGCCTTCCTGGTGACCCGGGCTGCCCTTAACCAGATGTACGCCAATGGTGGCGGAACCATGCTGTACATGGGGTCTGTCCATTCCCTTGAGGCTTCTCCATTGAAGGCCCCCTATGTGGCCGCCAAGCATGGCATGCTGGGGCTGTGCCGGGCGGTGGCGAAAGAGGGAGCCGAGCATGGTGTCCGTAGCAACATCATTTGCCCCGGGTTTGTCCGCACGCCACTGGTGGACAAGCAGATCCCCGAGCAGGCAAAAGAGCTGGGGATTTCCGAGGAAGAGGTCATCAGCAAGGTCATGCTGAAAAACACTGTGGATGGTGAATTCACAACCGTGGAAGACGTTTCCGAGCTGGCGGTCCATCTGGCGGCATTCCCGTCGGCCGCTCTGACAGGTCAATCGATTGTTGTCAGCCACGGCTGGCACATGCAGTAA
- a CDS encoding TRAP transporter substrate-binding protein, with product MKLIKAITGIAGAIALTTGSAFADDLRWKMPVAFATNLPGLGSPAAWVADNLTTASDGSIQVRVYEPGKLVPPFDILQSVSDGKVEAGYTWIGYDQGKVPAIPLFAAVPFGMKPWAYTAWYYYGGGHEMLQEVYANKGFDVHAQLCGIIGPETAGWYSKPIKTLEDYKGLKIRFAGLGGKVLEKLGASVTMMPGGELYQALEKGTIDATEFSMPAIDQILGFNQVVKYNLFPGWHQQFTAQYMLINKEQWNKTTDAQKALVEASCTAATTLGLAEGEYKNGKVLAEFQDKGVQADQIPRDVLKQLQAVTEEVLKEEASKDADFKRVYESQNEFLETYKVWDTRAYVPTDL from the coding sequence ATGAAACTCATCAAGGCCATCACCGGTATCGCCGGTGCGATTGCCCTTACGACGGGTTCCGCTTTTGCAGACGACCTTCGCTGGAAAATGCCTGTTGCCTTCGCCACAAACTTGCCTGGCCTCGGCTCCCCCGCTGCCTGGGTTGCCGACAATCTGACCACTGCCTCCGATGGCAGCATTCAGGTCCGTGTTTACGAGCCTGGCAAGTTGGTTCCGCCATTCGATATTCTGCAGTCTGTTTCCGATGGCAAGGTTGAAGCTGGTTACACCTGGATTGGTTACGACCAGGGCAAGGTGCCTGCTATTCCGCTGTTCGCAGCGGTGCCGTTCGGCATGAAGCCCTGGGCCTATACGGCTTGGTACTACTACGGTGGCGGCCATGAAATGCTGCAGGAAGTCTATGCCAACAAGGGCTTCGACGTGCACGCCCAGCTGTGCGGTATTATCGGGCCTGAAACAGCGGGCTGGTATTCGAAGCCAATCAAAACACTGGAAGACTACAAAGGCCTGAAGATTCGCTTCGCGGGTCTGGGTGGCAAGGTTCTGGAAAAACTGGGCGCCTCCGTCACCATGATGCCTGGTGGTGAGCTTTACCAGGCACTGGAAAAAGGCACCATCGATGCCACCGAATTCTCCATGCCCGCCATCGACCAGATCCTGGGCTTCAACCAGGTAGTCAAGTACAACCTGTTCCCGGGCTGGCACCAGCAGTTCACTGCCCAGTACATGCTGATCAACAAGGAGCAGTGGAACAAAACCACTGACGCACAGAAAGCGCTGGTTGAGGCCTCCTGTACTGCGGCAACAACTCTTGGCCTGGCCGAGGGCGAGTACAAGAATGGTAAGGTCCTTGCCGAGTTCCAGGACAAGGGCGTTCAGGCTGACCAGATCCCCCGTGACGTTCTGAAGCAGTTGCAAGCGGTCACCGAGGAAGTGCTGAAAGAAGAGGCCTCCAAGGATGCCGACTTCAAGCGCGTTTATGAAAGCCAGAACGAGTTCCTGGAAACCTACAAGGTGTGGGATACACGGGCCTACGTTCCGACGGACCTGTAA